The Streptomyces sp. NBC_00224 genome has a window encoding:
- a CDS encoding GMC oxidoreductase yields MPQETRARNQELRPDDDSSYDYDVLVVGSGFGGSVTALRLTEKGYRVGVLEAGRRFTPATLPKNSWDIKNYLWAPRLGMYGIQRIHLLGNVMVLAGAGVGGGSLNYANTLYVPPKQFFDDPQWKDITDWQEELTPHYEQAKRMLGVRLNPTMTPSDVHLKAAAQRMGVGDTFHMAPVGVFFGDGEDAQGTVRARPGESVADPYFGGAGPARKACTECGECMTGCRHGAKNTLNENYLYLAEKAGAVVHPMTTAVSVTDDSQGGYAVATLPTDNRKKDAGRLFKARRVVIAAGTYGTQTLLHRMRSGGQLPYLSKRLGELTRTNSEALVGAQTNNRRYRKAHGAAKADFTRGVAITSSVHPDENTHIEPVRYGRGSNAMGGMSILQVPYAEGSSLALGWLANAVKHPGLLARSLSNHRWSERTIIGLVMQSLDNSLTTYLKPDGVGKGLLTARQGHGAPNPKQIRAASKAATELAAEINGFAGSNVGELMGTPLTAHFLGGCPIGASAEEGVIDPYHRLYGHPGISVVDGAAVSANLGVNPSLTITAQAERAMSLWPNKGEADPRPAQGRPYVRVEAVAPKAPAVPADAFGALRLPFLGMPTVPPKSAE; encoded by the coding sequence ATGCCCCAGGAGACGCGCGCCCGGAATCAGGAACTCCGCCCAGACGACGACTCGTCGTACGACTACGACGTGCTGGTCGTCGGCTCCGGCTTCGGAGGCTCGGTGACGGCCCTGCGCCTGACCGAGAAGGGCTATCGGGTAGGGGTCCTGGAGGCGGGCCGCCGCTTCACGCCCGCGACGCTGCCCAAGAACTCCTGGGACATCAAGAACTACCTCTGGGCACCCAGGCTGGGGATGTACGGGATCCAGCGCATCCATCTGCTCGGCAATGTGATGGTGCTCGCGGGCGCGGGCGTCGGCGGCGGGTCGCTGAACTACGCCAACACCCTCTACGTACCGCCGAAGCAGTTCTTCGACGACCCGCAGTGGAAGGACATCACCGACTGGCAGGAGGAGCTGACCCCGCACTACGAGCAGGCCAAGCGCATGCTCGGGGTCCGGCTCAACCCGACCATGACGCCCTCCGACGTCCACCTCAAGGCGGCCGCGCAGCGGATGGGTGTGGGCGACACCTTCCACATGGCGCCGGTGGGCGTCTTCTTCGGGGACGGGGAGGACGCGCAGGGCACGGTGAGGGCGAGGCCGGGGGAGTCGGTCGCCGACCCGTACTTCGGCGGGGCGGGCCCGGCCCGCAAGGCGTGCACCGAGTGCGGCGAGTGCATGACGGGCTGCCGACACGGCGCGAAGAACACCCTCAACGAGAACTACCTCTACCTGGCCGAGAAGGCGGGCGCGGTCGTGCACCCGATGACGACGGCCGTCTCGGTCACCGACGACTCGCAGGGCGGGTACGCGGTCGCCACGCTGCCCACGGACAACCGCAAGAAGGACGCGGGCCGCCTGTTCAAGGCGCGGCGCGTGGTGATCGCGGCCGGGACGTACGGCACCCAGACCCTGCTGCACCGGATGCGCTCGGGCGGCCAGCTCCCGTACCTCTCCAAGCGGCTCGGCGAGCTGACCCGCACCAACTCGGAGGCGCTGGTGGGGGCGCAGACCAACAACCGCCGCTACCGCAAGGCGCACGGCGCGGCCAAGGCCGACTTCACCCGTGGCGTCGCCATCACCTCCTCGGTCCACCCCGACGAGAACACCCACATCGAGCCGGTCCGCTACGGCCGGGGCTCGAACGCGATGGGCGGCATGTCGATCCTCCAGGTCCCGTACGCGGAGGGCTCCTCGCTTGCGCTGGGCTGGCTGGCGAACGCGGTGAAGCACCCCGGTCTCCTCGCCCGCTCGCTCAGCAACCACCGCTGGTCGGAGCGGACCATCATCGGTCTCGTCATGCAGTCCCTGGACAACTCGCTGACGACGTATCTGAAGCCGGACGGCGTCGGCAAGGGCCTGCTCACCGCCCGCCAGGGCCACGGCGCGCCCAACCCGAAGCAGATCCGGGCGGCGTCCAAGGCGGCGACCGAGCTCGCCGCCGAAATCAACGGCTTCGCCGGCTCGAACGTCGGCGAGCTGATGGGCACCCCGCTGACCGCGCACTTCCTGGGCGGCTGCCCGATCGGGGCGTCGGCGGAGGAGGGCGTGATCGACCCGTACCACCGCCTCTACGGGCACCCGGGCATCTCGGTGGTCGACGGCGCCGCCGTCTCGGCGAACCTGGGCGTCAACCCGTCGCTGACGATCACGGCGCAGGCCGAGCGGGCGATGTCGCTGTGGCCGAACAAGGGCGAGGCCGACCCGCGCCCGGCCCAGGGCCGGCCGTACGTACGGGTCGAGGCCGTGGCGCCGAAGGCTCCGGCGGTCCCGGCGGACGCGTTCGGCGCGCTGCGGCTGCCGTTCCTGGGGATGCCGACGGTGCCGCCGAAGAGCGCCGAGTAG
- a CDS encoding chorismate mutase, which translates to MSFPGLAAPGRQTPEEPHMSVTQTEKTGARTDEAASVITGARERIDALDDRIIGLIQERMAVSAVIQESRIASGGRRVNLNREMEVLAHYRDALGKPGTALAMTMLELCRGRI; encoded by the coding sequence CTGTCATTTCCGGGCCTTGCCGCTCCGGGGCGCCAGACACCCGAGGAGCCCCACATGTCCGTCACCCAGACCGAGAAGACTGGCGCCCGCACCGACGAGGCCGCCTCCGTGATCACCGGTGCCCGGGAGCGCATCGACGCGCTCGACGACCGCATCATCGGTCTGATCCAGGAACGGATGGCCGTCTCGGCCGTCATCCAGGAGTCCCGTATCGCCTCCGGCGGGCGCCGGGTGAACCTGAACCGCGAGATGGAGGTCCTCGCCCACTACCGAGACGCCCTGGGCAAGCCCGGCACCGCGCTCGCGATGACGATGCTGGAGCTGTGCCGGGGCCGGATCTGA
- the guaA gene encoding glutamine-hydrolyzing GMP synthase, with protein MSSASPAAAPASNPDVVLVVDFGAQYAQLIARRVREARVYSEIVPSTMPVAEMLAKNPKAIILSGGPSSVYAEGAPRLDRALFEAGVPVFGMCYGFQLMATTLGGTVDDNGAREYGRTPLHVTKVGSTLFEGTPAEQSVWMSHGDACSAAPEGFTVTASTDVVPVAAFENDEKKLYGVQYHPEVLHSTHGQQILEHFLYRGAGIEPTWTTHNVVEEQVALIREQVGAKRAICGLSGGVDSAVAAALVQKAIGSQLTCVYVDHGLMRKGETEQVEKDFVAATGVQLKVVDAQERFLTALAGVSDPETKRKIIGREFIRVFEQAQLEILQEDGPEVAFLVQGTLYPDVVESGGGTGTANIKSHHNVGGLPDDIEFELVEPLRQLFKDEVRMVGQELGLPEEIVQRQPFPGPGLGIRIVGEVTKDRLDLLREADAIAREELTAAGLDREIWQCPVVLLADVRSVGVQGDGRTYGHPIVLRPVSSEDAMTADWTRMPYDVLAKISTRITNEVADVNRVVLDVTSKPPGTIEWE; from the coding sequence GTGTCCTCAGCGTCCCCAGCTGCCGCGCCCGCATCCAACCCGGACGTAGTCCTCGTTGTCGACTTCGGCGCCCAGTACGCCCAGCTCATCGCCCGCCGCGTCCGTGAGGCCCGGGTCTACAGCGAGATCGTGCCGAGCACGATGCCCGTGGCCGAGATGCTGGCCAAGAACCCGAAGGCGATCATCCTCTCGGGCGGCCCCTCGTCCGTGTACGCGGAGGGCGCCCCGCGCCTGGACCGCGCGCTCTTCGAGGCCGGCGTCCCCGTCTTCGGCATGTGCTACGGCTTCCAGCTGATGGCGACGACGCTCGGCGGCACGGTCGACGACAACGGCGCGCGCGAGTACGGCCGTACGCCGCTGCACGTCACCAAGGTCGGCTCCACGCTCTTCGAGGGCACGCCCGCCGAGCAGTCGGTGTGGATGTCGCACGGCGACGCCTGCTCGGCCGCGCCCGAGGGCTTCACCGTCACCGCGTCCACGGACGTCGTACCGGTCGCCGCCTTCGAGAACGACGAGAAGAAGCTGTACGGCGTGCAGTACCACCCCGAGGTGCTGCACTCCACGCACGGCCAGCAGATCCTTGAGCACTTCCTCTACCGGGGCGCGGGCATCGAGCCGACCTGGACCACGCACAACGTCGTGGAGGAGCAGGTCGCCCTCATCCGCGAGCAGGTCGGCGCCAAGCGCGCCATCTGCGGCCTGTCCGGCGGCGTGGACTCCGCGGTCGCCGCGGCCCTCGTCCAGAAGGCCATCGGCTCCCAGCTGACCTGCGTGTACGTCGACCACGGCCTGATGCGCAAGGGCGAGACCGAGCAGGTCGAGAAGGACTTCGTGGCCGCCACCGGCGTCCAGCTGAAGGTCGTCGACGCGCAGGAGCGATTCCTCACCGCGCTCGCCGGCGTCTCCGACCCGGAGACCAAGCGGAAGATCATCGGCCGCGAGTTCATCCGCGTCTTCGAGCAGGCGCAGCTGGAGATCCTCCAGGAGGACGGCCCCGAGGTCGCCTTCCTCGTCCAGGGCACGCTGTACCCGGACGTCGTGGAGTCCGGCGGCGGCACCGGTACCGCGAACATCAAGTCGCACCACAATGTGGGCGGCCTGCCCGACGACATCGAGTTCGAGCTCGTCGAGCCGCTGCGCCAGCTGTTCAAGGACGAGGTCCGCATGGTCGGCCAGGAGCTCGGCCTGCCGGAGGAGATCGTCCAGCGCCAGCCGTTCCCCGGCCCGGGCCTCGGTATCCGTATCGTCGGCGAGGTCACCAAGGACCGCCTCGACCTGCTGCGCGAGGCCGACGCCATCGCTCGCGAGGAGTTGACGGCGGCCGGTCTGGACCGCGAGATCTGGCAGTGCCCGGTCGTGCTGCTCGCGGACGTCCGCAGCGTCGGCGTCCAGGGCGACGGCCGCACCTACGGCCACCCGATCGTGCTGCGCCCGGTCTCCTCCGAGGACGCCATGACGGCGGACTGGACGCGCATGCCGTACGACGTGCTGGCGAAGATCTCGACGCGCATCACCAACGAGGTCGCCGACGTCAACCGCGTCGTCCTCGACGTGACGAGCAAGCCCCCGGGCACCATCGAGTGGGAGTAA
- a CDS encoding class II aldolase/adducin family protein — MTEIPQPSGQRPAPAPIPVDRLHFALPPVHATPAEERRHRKERLAGALRLFARSGCEEGVSGHISARDPEFEDCYWVNPFGVPFARVTAGELVMVNGDGQVVEGRYHVNQAAFAVHAQVHRARPEVVAVAHTHSVHGRALAALGDLIEPYTQEACAFFEDHALFDAYTGVVVDAEEGRRIAAALGPYKAVILRNHGLLTVGDSVDAAAWWFLSMERCSEVQLAARAAGKPVLIERRDAVATRDQLGSDLVAWINYQPLWHQISESEPELLS, encoded by the coding sequence ATGACCGAGATCCCGCAGCCGTCCGGGCAACGGCCCGCCCCCGCGCCGATACCCGTCGACCGGCTCCACTTCGCCCTGCCGCCCGTCCACGCCACCCCGGCCGAGGAGCGGCGGCACCGCAAGGAGCGGCTGGCGGGGGCCCTGCGGCTGTTCGCACGGTCCGGCTGCGAGGAGGGGGTCTCCGGGCACATCTCGGCGCGCGACCCGGAGTTCGAGGACTGCTACTGGGTGAACCCGTTCGGGGTGCCGTTTGCGCGGGTCACCGCGGGCGAGCTGGTCATGGTCAACGGGGACGGCCAGGTCGTCGAGGGCCGCTACCACGTCAACCAGGCGGCCTTCGCGGTCCACGCCCAGGTGCACCGGGCCCGCCCCGAGGTGGTCGCGGTGGCGCACACCCACTCGGTGCACGGGCGGGCGCTGGCGGCGCTCGGCGATCTGATCGAGCCGTACACCCAGGAGGCCTGCGCCTTCTTCGAGGACCACGCCCTGTTCGACGCCTATACGGGAGTCGTCGTCGACGCCGAGGAGGGGCGCCGGATCGCGGCCGCCCTCGGCCCGTACAAGGCGGTGATCCTGCGCAACCACGGGCTGCTGACCGTGGGGGACTCGGTGGACGCGGCGGCCTGGTGGTTCCTTTCGATGGAGCGGTGCAGCGAGGTGCAGCTGGCCGCGCGGGCGGCCGGGAAGCCGGTGCTCATCGAACGCCGGGACGCGGTCGCCACCCGCGACCAGCTGGGCAGCGACCTGGTCGCGTGGATCAACTACCAGCCGCTGTGGCACCAGATCAGTGAGTCGGAGCCCGAACTGCTGTCGTAG
- a CDS encoding DoxX family protein: MAHGNLTRARGGAATGGGLRGLKETAGRYALLPLRVFLGVTFVYAGFDKLTGGTTTLKASGSGSLGELMHSVRDSSAIPALVDLALKSPVGFGYAIAIGEIAVGLGILIGLFGRLAATGGALISLSLWLTVSWATTPYYYGNDLAYLMAWLPLVLAGTPLLSADAWLASRRRLRIP; the protein is encoded by the coding sequence ATGGCACACGGAAATCTCACCCGGGCGCGAGGCGGGGCGGCCACCGGCGGGGGCCTGCGCGGGCTGAAGGAGACGGCCGGCAGGTACGCGCTGCTGCCGCTGCGCGTCTTCCTCGGCGTCACCTTCGTCTACGCCGGGTTCGACAAGCTCACCGGCGGCACCACCACCCTCAAGGCGAGCGGCAGCGGCTCGCTCGGGGAGCTGATGCACTCGGTGCGCGACAGCTCCGCGATCCCCGCCCTCGTAGACCTCGCCCTGAAGAGCCCGGTCGGCTTCGGGTACGCCATCGCCATCGGCGAGATCGCCGTCGGACTCGGCATCCTGATCGGCCTGTTCGGACGGCTCGCGGCGACCGGCGGCGCGCTGATCTCGCTGAGCCTGTGGCTGACCGTGAGCTGGGCGACCACGCCGTACTACTACGGCAACGACCTGGCCTACTTGATGGCCTGGCTGCCGCTGGTGCTCGCCGGGACGCCGCTGCTCTCCGCCGACGCCTGGCTGGCGTCGCGGCGGCGCTTGCGCATCCCGTAG
- a CDS encoding PspC domain-containing protein, with amino-acid sequence MTQPTETPVAPPDPDPDPAPAAQLRRSGHNKVIGGVCGGLGRYCDIDPVIFRIAFGVLTVISGLGLVFYGFGWLLLPLDDEDENEARRLLSGRVEGPALAAVLMALAGCGIFLSMLSNGSVMSFAWLLTLAVAGIGVWSRRRSATPPDAPPDTATAQTAAGGTSPPFGPGTAPPETKAPPTPVPPSWWRDPIVKDGTTGPVGTGYLWGAEGADAAPAFGAGARAKKADRADKAADRATRGPRSIGGFVFLLALLAGGVGTAGAWGHQPLGTALQIGLTAALVVFGLGLLISAFVGRTGFGTLFMAVLTAALLAGASAMPKTITTHWTRTDWTPAAAAEVQPSYALGSGEGTLDLSKVVVPVGQSVKTRAEVGAGRLKVVVPLGATVKAHIVVGVGDVQLPTEKPEDVDIQPNQKKTVTLPPPAGAKPAGTLELDLHVSIGQAEVDRAAS; translated from the coding sequence ATGACTCAGCCGACCGAGACCCCCGTCGCGCCGCCGGACCCGGATCCGGACCCGGCGCCCGCCGCGCAGCTGCGCCGCAGCGGTCACAACAAGGTGATCGGCGGCGTCTGCGGCGGGCTCGGGCGGTACTGCGACATCGACCCGGTGATCTTCCGGATCGCGTTCGGCGTGCTCACCGTCATCAGCGGCCTCGGCCTGGTCTTCTACGGGTTCGGCTGGCTGCTGCTCCCGCTGGACGACGAGGACGAGAACGAGGCCCGGCGGCTGCTGTCCGGGCGGGTGGAGGGCCCGGCGCTGGCCGCCGTGCTGATGGCGCTGGCGGGCTGCGGGATCTTCCTGTCCATGCTGAGCAACGGCTCGGTGATGAGCTTCGCCTGGCTGCTGACGCTGGCCGTCGCGGGCATCGGCGTCTGGTCCCGGCGCCGCTCGGCCACGCCCCCGGACGCCCCGCCGGACACGGCGACCGCCCAGACGGCGGCCGGGGGCACCTCCCCGCCCTTCGGCCCCGGGACGGCCCCGCCCGAGACCAAGGCGCCGCCCACACCCGTCCCGCCCTCCTGGTGGCGCGACCCGATCGTCAAGGACGGCACCACGGGCCCGGTCGGCACCGGCTATCTGTGGGGAGCCGAAGGCGCCGACGCGGCGCCCGCCTTCGGGGCCGGGGCGCGCGCCAAGAAGGCGGACCGGGCCGACAAGGCGGCCGACCGGGCCACCCGTGGCCCACGTTCCATCGGCGGGTTCGTCTTCCTGCTCGCGCTGCTCGCGGGCGGCGTCGGCACCGCGGGCGCCTGGGGGCACCAGCCGCTGGGCACCGCGCTCCAGATCGGCCTCACCGCGGCCCTCGTGGTGTTCGGCCTCGGCCTGCTGATCAGCGCGTTCGTGGGGCGGACCGGGTTCGGCACGCTGTTCATGGCGGTGCTCACGGCCGCCCTGCTCGCCGGGGCCTCGGCGATGCCCAAGACCATCACGACCCACTGGACCAGGACCGACTGGACCCCGGCCGCCGCGGCCGAAGTACAGCCGTCGTACGCCCTGGGGTCGGGCGAGGGCACCCTCGATCTGAGCAAGGTCGTGGTGCCCGTGGGGCAGAGTGTGAAGACGCGCGCGGAGGTCGGCGCGGGGCGGCTCAAGGTCGTCGTGCCCCTGGGCGCGACCGTGAAGGCGCACATCGTGGTGGGCGTCGGCGACGTACAGCTGCCGACCGAGAAGCCGGAGGATGTCGACATCCAGCCGAACCAGAAGAAGACGGTGACCCTGCCGCCGCCCGCCGGGGCGAAACCGGCCGGGACCCTGGAGCTCGATCTGCACGTCTCCATCGGCCAGGCGGAGGTGGACCGTGCCGCGTCATGA
- a CDS encoding PspC domain-containing protein: MPVAASRTAPPEADEPPVRKLYRSAEGRMLGGVARGLAGHLGLPVVWVRIVFLGLFMIDGLGALLYAVFWFVVPLGLGGTAAEPRSAFEVSPDGRRRLRKPDKGQVVALIALCIGAAIFAGNVNVGGWASPYIWPTLLVGAGVVLVWRQADNARRARWTEGARRSRLLPLARGLAGVALVGAGFTGFVVVRGSAAQLGNVLTAALAVIAGIALLAGPYLVRMTQDLSEERLMRIRAQERAEVAAHVHDSVLHTLTLIQRNAENVGEVRRLARAQERELRAWLYKPGGTGKDESEEPETLAEAVKKAAAEVEDKHGVPLEVVVVGDCPLDEGLSAQMQAAREAMVNAAKYGGEGGAVQVFAEVEGRTVFVSVRDRGPGFDLDAVPDDRMGVRESIIGRMQRNGGTARLRSVPGGGTEVELEMERADG, from the coding sequence ATGCCAGTCGCCGCTTCCCGAACCGCGCCCCCCGAGGCCGACGAACCCCCCGTGCGCAAGCTCTACCGCTCGGCCGAGGGGCGGATGCTCGGTGGCGTGGCGCGCGGCCTCGCCGGACACCTCGGGCTGCCGGTCGTCTGGGTGCGGATCGTCTTCCTCGGCCTGTTCATGATCGACGGGCTGGGGGCGCTGCTGTACGCGGTGTTCTGGTTCGTGGTGCCGCTGGGCCTGGGCGGCACGGCCGCCGAGCCGCGCTCGGCGTTCGAGGTCAGCCCCGACGGCCGCAGACGGCTGCGCAAGCCCGACAAGGGCCAGGTCGTCGCCCTGATCGCGCTCTGCATCGGCGCGGCGATCTTCGCGGGCAATGTGAACGTGGGCGGCTGGGCCAGTCCGTACATCTGGCCGACGCTGCTGGTCGGCGCCGGAGTGGTCCTGGTGTGGCGCCAGGCGGACAACGCCCGGCGGGCCCGCTGGACCGAGGGCGCCCGGCGCAGCCGACTGCTGCCGCTGGCCCGGGGGCTGGCCGGGGTGGCGCTGGTCGGCGCCGGCTTCACCGGGTTCGTGGTGGTGCGCGGCTCGGCCGCCCAGCTCGGCAACGTACTGACGGCGGCGCTCGCGGTCATCGCGGGTATAGCCCTGCTGGCGGGCCCCTATCTCGTCCGGATGACCCAGGACCTCTCCGAGGAGCGCCTGATGCGCATCCGCGCCCAGGAGCGCGCCGAAGTCGCCGCCCATGTGCACGACTCGGTGCTCCACACCCTCACGCTGATCCAGCGCAACGCGGAGAACGTGGGCGAGGTGCGGCGGCTCGCCCGCGCCCAGGAGCGCGAGCTGCGGGCCTGGCTCTACAAGCCGGGGGGCACCGGCAAGGACGAGTCGGAGGAGCCGGAGACCCTGGCCGAGGCGGTGAAGAAGGCCGCGGCCGAGGTCGAGGACAAGCACGGTGTGCCGCTGGAGGTCGTGGTCGTCGGCGACTGCCCGCTCGACGAGGGGCTGTCCGCACAGATGCAGGCCGCGCGCGAAGCGATGGTGAACGCCGCCAAGTACGGTGGCGAGGGCGGCGCCGTCCAGGTCTTCGCGGAGGTCGAGGGCCGTACGGTCTTCGTGTCCGTACGGGACCGGGGCCCCGGCTTCGATCTGGACGCGGTGCCGGACGACCGCATGGGCGTACGAGAATCGATCATCGGCCGGATGCAGCGCAACGGCGGAACGGCGCGGCTGCGTTCGGTGCCCGGTGGGGGCACCGAGGTCGAGTTGGAGATGGAGAGGGCGGACGGATGA
- a CDS encoding LuxR C-terminal-related transcriptional regulator gives MTTEQTQGTQSGAERRVRVVLVDDHRMFRTGVQAEIGRTEETGVEVVGEAADVDQAITVITATRPEVVLLDVHLPGGGGVEVLRRSAPLMAAAENPVRFLALSVSDAAEDVIGVIRGGARGYVTKTITGTDLVDSIFRVQEGDAVFSPRLAGFVLDAFASTDAPPVDEDLDRLTQREREVLRLIARGYAYKEIAKQLFISVKTVESHVSAVLRKLQLSNRHELTRWATARRLV, from the coding sequence ATGACGACGGAGCAGACCCAGGGAACCCAGAGCGGTGCCGAGCGGCGGGTGCGGGTCGTCCTGGTCGACGACCACCGCATGTTCCGCACGGGTGTCCAGGCGGAGATCGGCCGTACCGAGGAGACGGGCGTGGAGGTCGTCGGGGAGGCGGCCGACGTGGACCAGGCGATCACGGTCATCACGGCGACCCGGCCGGAGGTCGTCCTCCTCGACGTCCATCTGCCGGGCGGCGGCGGTGTGGAAGTCCTGCGCCGTTCGGCCCCGTTGATGGCGGCCGCGGAGAATCCGGTGCGCTTCCTCGCGCTGTCCGTCTCGGACGCGGCGGAGGACGTGATCGGGGTGATCCGGGGCGGCGCCCGCGGCTACGTCACCAAGACGATCACGGGTACGGACCTGGTCGACTCGATCTTCCGGGTCCAGGAGGGCGACGCGGTGTTCTCGCCGCGGCTCGCGGGCTTCGTCCTGGACGCCTTCGCGTCGACGGACGCGCCGCCGGTCGACGAGGACCTGGACCGCCTCACCCAGCGCGAGCGGGAGGTGCTGCGGCTGATCGCGCGCGGCTATGCGTACAAGGAGATCGCCAAGCAGCTGTTCATCTCCGTGAAGACGGTCGAGTCGCACGTCTCGGCGGTGCTGCGCAAGCTCCAGCTGTCCAACCGCCATGAGCTGACGCGCTGGGCGACGGCTCGACGGCTGGTCTGA